One stretch of Psilocybe cubensis strain MGC-MH-2018 chromosome 6, whole genome shotgun sequence DNA includes these proteins:
- a CDS encoding Centromere protein mis12, giving the protein MASSQAGPSNTKPTSVSTPQNAPSLLLSEALGFSPQLLLDDIINIANNAVQDGVNGMEEFLEKWADERVAASEAASGSGANARAKADADAEATIHEVEQGLVAFQTLLEYHTDIAFDFFEAWCMRNIFMVPSDLPIVLPHQQGLDLTVTPEQEVEAMEEVEELRKRLDGQRKLNRLLTRAIRTSSRQLARAESRLSQLSSLSVPSTFDDPGSSSLDKLHSIPPKFLQMYTTMSSLPPTDTITPPTSSAGTTTEVGKRQWETSHTGYVNWALSRLVSRTARSGTSTVDGGGGGASTVAVDRLDAMASEIGTGDSLRRALEAVGNVDQALSQVEQREQQQRQQQLSPKDDDEDDDRMQE; this is encoded by the exons ATGGCCTCCAGCCAAGCAGGTCCCTCCAATACCAAACCTACCTCGGTATCAACTCCCCAAAATGCGCCATCTCTTCTATTGTCAGAAGCTCTCGGTTTTTCCCCTCAGCTTCTACTTGACGATATCATCAATATAGCAAACAACGCTGTGCAAGACGGTGTCAACGGGATGGAAGAATTTTTAGAGAAATGGGCTGATGAACGCGTAGCGGCCTCCGAAGCGGCCTCTGGATCAGGGGCAAACGCGCGCGCAAAGGCcgatgctgatgctgaggCCACCATTCATGAGGTTGAGCAGGGCTTAGTCGCGTTTCAAACCCTCCTAGAGTATCACACCGACATAGCTTTTGACTTCTTTGAGGCGTGGTGTATGCGGAATATTTTTATGGTCCCGAGTGACTTGCCTATTGTGCTCCCGCATCAGCAAGGACTTGATCTCACGGTTACTCCAGAGCAAGAGGTGGAGGCTATGGAAGAGGTAGAAGAACTGCGTAAAAGGCTCGACGGG CAACGGAAACTCAATCGACTTCTAACGCGTGCGATACGCACGTCTTCGCGTCAGTTGGCGCGTGCCGAATCACGATTATCCCAACTTTCTTCTCTATCTGTACCATCCACCTTTGACGACCCTGGGAGCTCAAGCCTCGATAAATTGCACTCCATCCCCCCAAAGTTCCTCCAAATGTACACAACCATGTCATCTTTGCCTCCGACCGACACCATCACACCGCCGACATCATCAGCCGGCACCACGACCGAGGTAGGCAAGCGCCAGTGGGAGACGAGCCATACCGGGTATGTGAACTGGGCCCTAAGTCGATTGGTTTCACGGACAGCGAGGAGTGGGACATCGACAGTcgatggaggtggaggaggtgcgTCCACAGTGGCTGTGGACAGGCTTGATGCTATGGCGTCTGAGATTGGGACTGGGGATAGCCTCCGACGAGCACTGGAGGCGGTGGGAAATGTTGACCAGGCATTGTCGCAGGTTGAGCAGCGAGAGCAACAACAGAGACAGCAACAACTTTCCCCAAaggacgatgacgaagacgatgacaGAATGCAAGAGTAG
- a CDS encoding DNA repair protein rad13: MPHWMTKAFKELVDGFGFHYHTAPGEAEAELAYMNRIHAVDAVLTVDSDAFLFGAPQILRMNVKNAKEKDVVEVYTADALAAQPNPNAFLPAALLFLAVVCGGDYDTIGLKGCGPITASALASGPLAQQLFNAAHEYDENMLKIFLKEWRISLCNELEHDYSGHIGRKHPKVAANVSDAFPDPKVLKLYSHPLTSESQLGNLVHSNQWFIPEVPDNSKLAATCGRLFGWGPTIASRFVSNIWDGYFIRKFIQLSSFSPIEHTQNDVSALKSNIRFMTRAKSSRTFVNIQLTMWIDALAAEAATSVVRHAGTHPSSIEGLSTTIQMLIWVPEPILQAFSSQKVAKFYAEHPRASFDGQLELYTPIELMPKTTQAATHKNPYPTYLHARKAAEKGVKKHKKAETTAENYRGHICRGREFFEKFVLEESEAEELWNRRPDSEANIAVAGENQLQLSGSDSDRFWMHPKFREAFTGPPIECTLLAISMFMAFKCHTLNREKSTASAIHAAFIQHYDQLDRDKFRGKWHYDNHLKEWVGNPVRSAEVEDQLAACKNKDGEGERKHSRAITIQDMRCLLDHSLQKCPTFDLENGTQAYQKNILAERATYLLFNALSTSAFTIWMRIGEVTSLQYKNLEFPVGRQKSHFQGHHYFRLNLRNRKNWQKREKNGEHQLSGHTYMVYSQPRTPKIDMHRHLLDWLEFYETVLLGRPLLPDDFLFPMIGISGTSVQPDCAMTSDIAQKKINQMAMDANIHGAQYFTTHCFRRGGAQYRFMFAPLGERWTLARIRWWGGWATGEHRDTLIRYLLDELYTYEEDHSNALCPADDSPNPDLAFSSHEQKLVLNAAPTTNIVAGFTRQVTQQISTLCYSLEELRRHSSLSVGPTLRTVTDLDKSKSPVPRPPLVEHSHQFSPTFLPGGPPHHFSSQFSLKNTAATNNMEIRHLIPGFPRKLASKAFEQVVKDWEMADPSRSLYVPMKDWDPEWHKRSGQSQKYGQRQTVALEFIDYFNRDKDAFKRAYPEYVKGFTPLLHAIRQAQQLRGDSIQRRRRID, from the exons ATGCCTCATTGGATGACCAAAGCATTCAAAGAGTTAGTTGACGGGTTTGGGTTTCACTACCATACG GCTCCAGGGGAGGCGGAGGCCGAGCTTGCGTATATGAATAGAATTCACGCTGTTGATGCTGTTCTTACAGTAGACAGTGATGCATTTCTTTTCGGTGCTCCACAAATTTTGCGCAT GAATGTAAAAAATGCGAAGGAAAAGGACGTTGTTGAGGTCTATACTGCAGATGCTTTAGCTGCGCAGCCTAACCCTAATGCATTTTTGCCGGCTGcacttctttttttggcGGTAGTTTGTGGCGGTGACTATGATACA ATTGGACTCAAGGGTTGTGGACCAATTACGGCTTCGGCACTTGCATCGGGCCCGCTAGCTCAGCAGTTATTCAATGCTGCCCATGAGTATGACGAAAACATGCTAAAAATATTTTTGAAAGAGTGGCGCATTTCTTTGTgcaatgaacttgaacaTGATTATAGTGGGCACATTGGTAGGAAGCATCCAAAGGTTGCAGCTAATGTTTCCGATGCATTTCCGGACCCAAAAGTGCTCAAGCTGTATAGTCATCCTCTTACTTCGGAGTCACAACTGGGTAATTTGGTGCATAGTAACCAATGGTTTATTCCGGAGGTACCTGATAACTCAAAGCTGGCTGCTACTTGTGGTCGGTTATTTGGTTGGGGCCCGACAATTGCTTCTAGATTCGTGAGCAATATATGGGATGGATATTTCATTCGTAAATTTATACAG CTGTCGTCATTTTCTCCTATCGAGCATACTCAAAATGACGTGTCAGCTTTAAAATCTAACATTCGCTTTATGACACGTGCAAAATCATCCAGAACATTTGTTAACATTCAGTTGACAATGTGGATTGATGCCCTTGCTGCTGAGGCGGCAACTTCTGTTGTTAGGCATGCTGGCACACACCCCTCCTCAATCGAGGGTCTTTCAACAACTATTCAAATGTTGATATGGGTTCCCGAGCCAATTTTACAAGCATTTTCGAGTCAAAAAGTTGCAAAGTTCTATGCAGAGCATCCACGAGCTTCATTTGATGGTCAATTAGAACTCTATACACCT ATAGAACTCATGCCAAAGACTACGCAAGCAGCAACACACAAAAATCCATACCCAACGTATTTGCATGCTCGTAAAGCCGCTGAAAAAGGCgtcaaaaaacacaaaaaagcCGAAACAACCGCTGAAAACTACCGTGGCCATATTTGCCGTGGAAGAGAGTTTTTTGAGAAGtttgttcttgaagaaagtgAAGCCGAGGAACTATGGAATAGGCGTCCAGACTCAGAGGCAAATATAGCAGTGGCAGGCGAGAATCAGCTTCAATTGAGTGGTTCTGATTCTGACAGATTTTGGATGCATCCCAAATTCCGTGAAGCATTTACCGGGCCACCAATTGAATGCACTCTACTTGCAATTTCTATGTTCATGGCATTTAAATGTCATACCCTTAATCGAGAAAAGTCTACGGCATCTGCTATTCATGCAGCCTTTATCCAACATTATGATCAGTT ggACAGAGATAAGTTTCGAGGGAAGTGGCATTATGATAACCATCTAAAGGAGTGGGTCGGAAACCCTGTTCGGTCCGCAGAGGTTGAAGATCAGCTAGCGGCATGTAAAAATAAGGATGGTGAGGGTGAAAGAAAGCACTCACGCGCAATTACTATTCAAGATATGCGCTGTCTTCTTGACCATTCACTCCAAAAATGTCCAACCTTTGATCTTGAAAACGGTACACAGGCTTATCAGAAAAATATTCTGGCCGAGCGGGCGACTTACTTGCTATTCAATGCCTTATCAACATCTGCATTTACGATCTGGATGAG AATTGGCGAGGTCACTTCACTTCAATACAAGAATCTTGAGTTTCCAGTAGGACGTCAGAAATCACACTTCCAAGGCCATCACTATTTCCGGCTCAACTTGCGCAATCGGAAAAACTGGCAAAAGCGGGAAAAAAATGGAGAACACCAGCTAAGCG GGCATACTTACATGGTATACAGCCAACCACGGACACCCAAGATTGATATGCATAGGCACCTGCTAGATTGGTTGGAGTTTTACGAGACAGTTCTTCTTGGAAGGCCACTCCTACCCGATGACTTTTTGTTTCCTATGATTGGTATTAGCGGCACATCAGTCCAGCCAGATTGTGCCATGACATCCGATATCGCTCAAAAGAAGATAAATCAAATGGCAATGGATGCAAATATTCACGGTGCTCAGTATTTTACTACTCACTGCTTCCGACGGGGAGGTGCTCAGTATCGCTTCATGTTTGCTCCGCTTGGAGAGAGGTGGACGCTTGCTCGAATACGATGGTGGGGTGGGTGGGCAACTGGGGAACAT CGAGATACGTTAATTCGGTATCTACTGGATGAACTGTATACCTATGAGGAAGATCATAGCAATGCGCTTTGTCCAGCAGACGATTCCCCCAATCCGGACTTAGCATTTTCGTCTCATGAGCAGAAACTCGTATTGAACGCAGCACCCACAACCAACATTGTTGCTGGATTCACGCGCCAAGTGACACAGCAAATTTCAACCCTTTGTTATAGTCTCGAAGAATTGCGACGGCACTCTTCG CTTTCTGTGGGACCCACACTACGGACTGTAACGGACCTCGACAAATCCAAGTCACCAGTGCCGCGGCCACCGTTGGTTGAACATTCTCATCAATTCTCACCAACATTCTTACCCGGCGGGCCTCCACATCATTTTTCTAGCCAGTTCAGTCTCAAAAACACAGCAGCTACTAATAACATGGAGATCCGCCATCTTATCCCAGGTTTTCCTCGAAAGCTTGCATCCAAAGCATTTGAGCAAGTTGTAAAAGACTGGGAAATGGCTGATCCCAGCCGTTCTCTCTATGTTCCAATGAAGGATTGGGACCCTGAATGGCATAAACGCTCAGGCCAATCTCAAAAGTATGGACAGCGACAAACCGTTGCCCTTGAATTCATTGATTA TTTTAATCGTGACAAAGACGCGTTTAAGCGAGCGTATCCGGAGTATGTCAAAGGGTTCACTCCTCTTTTGCATGCTATTCGGCAGGCACAGCAACTGAGAGGTGACAGTATACAGCGCCGTCGAAGAATAGATTAA